A genomic window from Solanum dulcamara chromosome 11, daSolDulc1.2, whole genome shotgun sequence includes:
- the LOC129874003 gene encoding dof zinc finger protein DOF3.4-like, whose translation MTLEANEKRVTKQQTGGVQEPDHQLPCPRCDSINTKFCYYNNYNLSQPRHFCKSCRRYWTQGGTLRDIPIGGGSRKNAKRSRIYTTTPFSSSTVSVSPPAVPGNSPFVLPLPPAANQLLFGSDVKPINNFTSLLSSHGPGVLALGGIEDMGFGIGRAAVWPFPGAPDSYGRNYNSGGGAGMWQLSGGEGGFIGSGYYFN comes from the coding sequence ATGACTTTGGAAGCGAATGAAAAAAGAGTGACCAAACAACAAACAGGTGGTGTGCAAGAACCTGATCATCAACTTCCTTGCCCACGTTGTGACTCTATCAATACAAAATTTTGCTACTACAACAACTATAATTTGTCTCAGCCACGCCATTTCTGCAAGTCTTGCCGCCGTTACTGGACTCAAGGCGGTACATTACGTGACATCCCTATTGGTGGGGGCAGCCGCAAAAATGCCAAGCGCTCCCGCATTTATACCACTACCCCGTTTTCCTCCTCCACTGTTTCCGTTTCTCCTCCCGCAGTACCCGGCAATTCTCCGTTTGTGCTTCCTCTTCCTCCTGCAGCCAATCAATTACTTTTTGGTAGCGATGTGAAGCCTATCAATAATTTCACGTCGTTGTTGAGTTCTCATGGACCTGGGGTTTTAGCGCTTGGTGGAATTGAGGATATGGGATTTGGTATTGGAAGAGCTGCTGTTTGGCCATTTCCCGGAGCTCCGGATTCGTATGGTCGGAATTATAACAGTGGTGGCGGAGCCGGCATGTGGCAGCTCTCCGGCGGAGAGGGAGGATTTATTGGAAGtggatattattttaattaa